The proteins below come from a single Miscanthus floridulus cultivar M001 chromosome 1, ASM1932011v1, whole genome shotgun sequence genomic window:
- the LOC136505214 gene encoding CASP-like protein 2U2: protein MSHGGGADNGVSPGNVPVCYYGAAGRVPEALERRVRAAELFMRCAACGLAVLAAALLGADRQTRTIFAVEKTARFTDMQSLVFLVIANGMAACYSLLQGARCLVSILTGGVLINRPMAWAIFSCDQVMAYFTISAMAVAMEAAMIGKYGSQQFQWMKTCHLYKRFCAQAGGAVACAVAASLSMVGISLVSAFNLFRLYGSGKGRK from the exons ATGAGCCACGGAGGCGGAGCCGACAACGGTGTGAGCCCCGGGAACGTCCCGGTGTGCTACTACGGCGCGGCGGGGCGCGTGCCGGAGGCGCTGGAGCGTCGGGTGCGCGCCGCGGAGCTGTTCATGCGGTgcgcggcgtgcgggctggcggTGCTCGCCGCGGCGCTGCTGGGCGCCGACCGCCAGACCCGCACCATCTTCGCCGTCGAGAAGACCGCCCGGTTCACCGACATGCAGTCGCTCGT ATTCTTGGTGATAGCAAACGGGATGGCAGCGTGCTATAGCCTGCTCCAGGGGGCGAGGTGCTTGGTGAGCATTCTGACAGGTGGTGTCCTCATCAACAGGCCCATGGCATGGGCTATCTTCTCTTGTGATCAG GTGATGGCGTACTTCACGATCTCGGcgatggccgtggccatggaggCGGCCATGATCGGCAAGTACGGGTCGCAGCAGTTCCAGTGGATGAAGACGTGCCACCTCTACAAGCGTTTCTGCGCGCAGGCGGGTGGCGCCGTGGCCTGCGCCGTGGCGGCCAGCCTGAGCATGGTCGGCATCTCGCTGGTGTCCGCGTTCAACCTCTTCCGGTTGTACGGCAGCGGCAAAGGGAGGAAGTGA